Within Quercus lobata isolate SW786 chromosome 5, ValleyOak3.0 Primary Assembly, whole genome shotgun sequence, the genomic segment CTTCGAGGTCATAATGCGCTTCTTGCGCTCGTTCTCGGCTGCCTTACTCCTGTTATTCACCtcctcctccatcctataggttgcctggagagcctgtcaagaaagatgagCGTGTGGTTAGTAACAGATTAGTGGCAAGAGCTAACAAAGTATTAGGTTTCGAGAAATCTTAtcatgcccaagtatctcttaGTGCTGAGAaagacctcctgcatcctcattctcctcagttcatccatgtcattagggagcaacatggttctccctaatgcgtccgccacgtagccaccctcgccatctccaaggtccctcagagaggcCGTTTCCAAcagtggacccccgtgaagcattggggcaggaagccaggcgcttGGTAGGGACTGGGACTcaatcccctttcccttgccttgagaaGTTTGGGCTTCAGTTTCTTTGTCCTTGCCTTGGTGTCCAGTTTTCAGTTGTTTTGTGCGCGGggtctcatccttctccttaggaggttgggattttccctcgtccacaacatccttgcccttggggctcctctttctcttgggATCAGCGCCTTCAGGTCGAGGAGGCCGAACAAGTGGAGAGGAAGTGGAAAGTTCGGGGCGGGTGGATTGTGGTtgggacttggtggaggatgacctggtttggatagtaaggggccgaggtggtggaggaggagcattgggttgtggtgtctcctgggtatccttccctggttggtcctcgaggagttggagaaggggggtcaaaggtattctcttgactcccatctcggcttgagaagaggtgcctattaacgacaattccgcctcagacaaggctgggtcacctatgtcaccaggagggtcctcggattggtagactaagtcaaataccccgaacccttcctccggttgatctggctcaccttcgtcctctgctgctTGATAAGACGAAGAGGGGCCCACCTGGGGGATGTTCTCGGGGACAGCTGGCTTCTGGGAAATTAAAAATCCCTTCTCGactacggtaatttttggaagccaaggacggcagGCACTGACCACATGCTTTGCGTCcccaaatgacttctgaacaggagggtaccctagtattttgtgagctgcacgGACTTGGCCATCTCTGTCATTCACGAAAACcgccgcttgtaaaacggtctccaaaTCCGCCCGATTGACCAAGTGAAAATGCCGTGTGTAGGCGTGTTCAtctacaaaaaaacaaacacatatgcatggttagttatcgAATAACATTAGATTGGAATGGCATAAAGGGTTATCCCCCTTCCATCTccagtaccccacctggttctccttctactacggggcatggatcgccatcgtgccattccctagagacgataaggaaatccttgttcagtcccttgttggagtcagggaggcactggatcaaccgaaccctgtcgtccctcgacctcatgtagtaggttttccCTTTCAgtttttggaggttatagcaccagttcacgtcatgatgggtcagtcttaaccccatcttctcatttaaagcgtccacgcacCCCAGAATCCTAAAAATGTTGCCGGCACATTGGGTGGGGACCAAATGGAAATGCCTGAGATAACCCCTCgtcactggccccatagggattctcatgcCTCCCTCAACAAAGGCAAGGACGGGAATTACCACCACGCCCGTTCCCCTCCTatagtgccattcccccatcttacagtgctccagacttacgttggggggaatcctataatcaacgatgaacttattcatcgcctcttcagtatcgaccaatttcctcaatctcaatttagtcGCCTTTgtcatttactaaaacaaatctaacccgcgacggaaaagaaagggagccaaagagaaataaactcagaaaagaaaaaacgcgagttaatggaggtagggaacttacataaaaggaGAATTATGCTTCGGATAGGctttatgtgcttgagatagacttgaatttgggcggaagttcagatgaacccaagatacacgcactaaaacttTTAAGTGCAGAACtgaagagacggatccatctccaaaaaatcttttatactttctagggtaactgcacgCCCTTTTCCCGCCTAAAGAGGCCaggagatcaccaccgttcgatttccatcacatcgttgaacgtgggaagcacaaagccgcccgtatttaatgaggccacgtttcgccttccaggGGCACTAGGAATGTGCCTTGGGCAGGTGGAAAGCCTCGGGAAACGATAGGTGACAAGGACCGACAGGTATTGGCGGatctctgatgtcatcaaaaccctcccaTCCGTCCGAAgagacggatagcaggattttgaggggctattgtgggtccgggAAGTTTACAATCTGGCCCAAACTCtgtctgggcccagggcccgtgctgAGGAGGTCTCTTGCCGATGACGAATTGTCGATGGCCGGGGAGTAAAGGGGAACGACTGAGaagctaccctgtcctcggcactccagagCTTCGATGGGAAGATCAACATCTTGGTAGATGCTATCCCCAGACagtcccctgaaggggatgtaaGTGGAagggggcccatagggaagcagggtgtaggATTGGATTAAGGAAGatgcgtcccctccgcattaaatgcatctgCCAACACCCAGatccgattaatgagaaaagacgttgggacggtgtaaacttcgatcttcGCAACTAGTAGAAAGTAAAACGGGAtagttgatgggatggatacagaaataagcccctgcctgacctacaagtggagggccaagattaaccaagacggactatataataaaaaggtaggtgcaccaagcaaaaggctgggaaaaatggctagaaaccagagcctcacagcccacctccaagagaaaggctctaggggtgaaggaaaacttaaccttgtatgaacaccacgaaaaacccaccacctgacgaccaaggcctagcctttcaaacccacactctacaaatgatattgtttgggcctttttacgtgcgaacccaacactgttacggttcgttacaaattgtgtccttacagacatattagtaaaattatgggtatatatatttttttttttgggtacaatatttcatttcatttcatttccttttttttttattaactccTAAACAAACTTGAGGCAGATTCTTGTAACTCGTTGCTATTGGAGGAGATCCTAAGTTCAAATCCCCTTTCCCGCTTGTAAGGGAAAAAAACCCTCTAAGATTACAGCTCCCCATTCATTtctaatttatcttttttattccaTCATGAAGGCTTTAATCACCATTAAATATGCTTGCGTTCCCTTGTACAAACGGGTACCTCAAATTCACTCGAAAGAACTAGATAAAAATGTAATGCACAATGAATGGAGTTTCAGTCTAATGGGTGGAAAATCAACTTCTAATTGCAAGATAGAGCCTAGGTGGGTTGAACTGAGTAGCGAGCACCATTAGGCAAGGGCATCCTAACTCATAATATTGGCTCGGATCACTTTTGTCCCCTAACATTTATCATGAATCATAGCACAAAATAGCTATCTACATCCTGTACATTTCATTTCCAAATGCTCAACAAAAGCTGCCATATTGAATCAAGCATGAGAATTGTAGGAAAGAAAACTATTCAAGAACATTCGAATAATAGGACATGATCATTTAAAGTGCACAACCATTATCTAAATGCCATCCTTGCTTTCCTAGATGACAAGCTACAATGCTGAGACATTCAACTGCTCATGATCTGGAAATTCATCTCAACCAAATGGCTTGTCTCAcctttttgtttgttaaacATGGAAAATGATTGATAGCACAAAATTGCTGTCAATATGAACTGTCATATTGAGGCAAGACTGGGAAATAACCGTATAATGGTCCACTTTAAAGGCAGGACAGTGACTAATACTTTCATCTTTGTGAATTGCAACTGATCATAGTATTCTATTAGTCAATGAACCTTTACCTCACTTGCAATGAATCAAAAATTGAATaagaaaaagttattatttactatttattacatacaaaaaagaaaaaagaaaaaaagaagagaatgagagaaaaatataaatctatTAAGTTTGCTTCAATATAACCACATTCCCCTCCACTAACTAAAAGACAACAATCCAttaacttagaatttttatcaatttgaaTGATACTGACCTTGAAAAAGTTCACACTGATGTGGTTGGCAAGGTAATATCTAGTCATTTGGAGTTATATGCTCACAACTCTCAATCATAGTTCTTGATGTAGAGCCAACAAAGTACGATGGAAAAATTTCGTTGAAATGTCTGGACTATTACGTGTGACAGCATTgtctttttttcccattttgaCAGACATGGGATGTAAAGTTGTAAACAGATCAGAGGTGGAGTTCCCATAATACCATATGCACTAGTAAAATTTTACCATTCAGACTTCCTGCATTTATTTTCtgaatgaaaatttaattttctagcaGAGCAAAAAAAGGTGGCACTAGTACGGCTCCATCATCATCTCACTGAggttatcctttttcttttccttagtgtcaaaatgaagaaagacaaccaaaaccaaaatgTTCAAAGAATTTGGCAAACAGAACTTAGGAATCAGCACCTAAACTTGTTTGGAACAATAACAAGCATGTGGAAACAaaacctaggagtcagcaccaagctaTTGAAGGAAAAATTCCAAATTGTCCTCACTGGAGTACAATAGCGTATGCTTATATAGACTCCATAAGTCTATAGCTAAAGCCTACTCCTATTGGGCTTGGGTCAAAGCCTAATTTTTGAATTAGAAAAATACCCTTAACTTCTGgaaattttatatgaaatacTAATATCCTAATCAgctaataaaaattatcataaaatcCAATGGATCAATAGGTaagaaaaatgatttcaaaaattaaatagaactAAATTTAAATTGTCTTCACACTTCCCACATCTCAAAACACATGAACACAGCatagattaaataaaattaagatcattaaataaaaatattgaccATCTAAATGCATGGCCATGGTCTAACGACTAGTTTTCCTTGATCAGGTGACACATGGCTACCCATACCTCCAGGCTGCAAACATGCCCCTCTAAGAGCAATGTCATTATAAATCTTGCTTTTTAGTGGCCAAATCGAAAATCTTTCTCAGATCCTGCTTAACTCCATCATCtgcaaatataaattcaattgcATTTTTTGCCAGCTGAAACATTTCCCTCTTTCCAAGACCTGGGCAGTTCACAAATGAAACAAGCAGTCAGTGATGATAAGCTCTTTAATCCAACTCCCAGTACCTGCACCACTAGATTAATACCTACCAAATGCAGAAGCAGCAACTTTGTACTCATTGGAGAGACTGGTGGAGAACACACCAGCATCATCGGTGCAGAGGACTATCGGATGTTTTGCATTATACAGATCAGCTGCATAATTAAACAAAGTGTTATATTAGAGATATTTTGAAGTTTATCAGTAGCAAAGAAGGAGATATGTCACTTAAGGATAATATATTTCACAGGCTTGTTCAGAAGACCTAACCAAAATGGTGAACATCTAGTGAGGAAACTGATGCAGTCACAACGTTGGAAGTCAGACAAATTTCAACCTGCAAAAATGTGAATAGACATAGAAGTTAAAATAGTTATCCAGCCAAATATTTAAAACCAACAATACTGCAAATGTTTCTAGGATCAAGTGGCATCTCCTCCCTCCAAAAAAGGTAGAGGGTGAGATCACAGGTTTAACCCATGTGGATGTGTGAGCTTTATTTGCCTATCCAAAAAAAGACTAACAAATTTTTAGTCTACAGCCATTTAAAATCTTTAGGTGTTGCCGTGTTGCACAATTCCTTAGGTGTTCTACCTTAGGTTCCCCTTTAAATTTAATCATGAGGCTGTATTGGCCAAGGAGCCACATAAGAGAATCTCATTGTACCTTGAGGGAAACTAACACCTTTTGGGTTGCATTGGTCAATGCAGCaacatggttgaatttaattggggaaCCTACGGTACAAGTACAACACCTAAGgaattgtacctaagttttgcccttgCAGAAAATAATGAAACTAGGCTAATCAACTTAAAAGAAAGACATCATGGATGAGAGGTATTCAATCATAAACAGGTGACTAAATGAAAGATGTCTTTGGTTCCTCACAATGAAAATATTCCAGAAATGGTATAAAAAAGAAACTTCCAAACTCATTTAACAAACTATAATAAGTTTCACAACCTTTGATAGACTTAATTCCATCAATTAATCATCTACTAAAAGTTTTAAGATTGGATTGCTAAACTAATTGAAAAGATTCTGGATTTTGCCTCTTTTCCTTCACATCTGTTCTATGGAAGTCAAAAGTAGGCATTCCTTATCATCCTAGAGAAATGAAGGTTCACATCAAGAGAAGGAATAGTTTCACAAATATCTAACCGGGATATTGTAATGTTTCAATTTCTTCCAATCATCCTCTTCAAAGTAACAAGCATGGCCAACCCTCTGGGGAATAAAGTCTAACATTGCTTGTATCTCTTTCGGATTAGGAACCTACAAGCACTAAGTTAGGAAAATAAGTTAGTCAGGGTGAGTTCAACAATAACAGCTGTAGGCATTTGAAAGAACAAACGTACCTCTCCACAGTGAAGAGTTATATAAAGACCATGTTCTCTAGCAAACTCTAATGCTGGTAGATATGTCATCCTGATTTAGATACAAAGAGAACTTGGGATTATAACCtctttgtaataaataaaaaggagaagCTTGTCGACTACAAAAAACTTGGAGTAATAACTAGCGAGTATGTACCATTCACCCACAACAGGATTTCCAGAAAGGTCAATACCAAGTACTCCTAAATCTCTCATTTCCAGTGCAAGCTTAACCTGCAATAAGTGAGGAAAGATGATTAAACACATCTCCTGTCAAACATatgaccttaaaaaaaaaattcgtgaCAGACCAATATTCGTACATACAGTTTCCATCGCAGCTGCAGTGGACTCCCGACGGTCAATACTCAAAAGAAGCCGAACAtatatcctttttctttttccgtcacatgcatcatttatggGTAGTGATTCCCTAAGACTTCCAGCATCCACATTATGAGGTGCAAAAGCAACATCAACTGTACTGACAGCCCTTAGACCTTCCATTACCGCTTCCATATAAGAACGTTTGGTCATTCCTATAGAGTCATTTCTCTGCAAAAAACTTAATCAATGAAATCTGCATACTGTCTTAATATGAGTGAACtacccccccccacccccccaaaaaaaaaaaagaaaagaaaaaaaaactcttagGACTTCATTGAAGTACCTTTGGAGTAGTTCTTAACTCCAGGTATACCACATTTTCAGAGGCAAAATCTTCAATAACCTGTccttggccaaaaaaaaaaaaaaaaatttacatcaaTGTACAGAATTGGAGTTAAAGCTTTTTCATGTATAGGGAAAGTTTCATACTTCTTGGGTGATTCTTTTCACAGTTGTGTGGTCAGTAGTAAGAATGTGGATCAGGTCAAACAATTTGAACACTTCAGTTAAAGAACGGTCATCTGAATCAAAGAATGTATAAAGTTTCCAATGTGAAGAttcaataatattataattacaCTTCCAAAGGGGACATAGGAGTCAGacaactaaaaaaacaaaaaaaagaagcaaacttttttttatcaaacatCGAAACCCCACCTCAACTAAGCCAATACAATAGGCTGTACTTAGCACAATCAAGTTGAGGCTTTCCATTATTTAAGTACCAAATAATGATATGAGAGCAAAGAGTTGAATTTCATTTCTTTCCTAATTTTTctaagcaaccaaacaaaaacaagggTAATGGGCATACTTTTCAAGATAACATGTTCCACATCTGAGAAAACTATGACACCCTTTTCACCCAGTACTCGAGCAAGTTCTCTGTAAGAAAAGAACACCTCAGTCAGTATAAATAAAACACTTTAATGAAGCAAACGTTCTTCTTCAACCA encodes:
- the LOC115988695 gene encoding adenosine deaminase-like protein, with protein sequence MEWCVSLPKVELHAHLNGSIRDSTLLELARVLGEKGVIVFSDVEHVILKNDRSLTEVFKLFDLIHILTTDHTTVKRITQEVIEDFASENVVYLELRTTPKRNDSIGMTKRSYMEAVMEGLRAVSTVDVAFAPHNVDAGSLRESLPINDACDGKRKRIYVRLLLSIDRRESTAAAMETVKLALEMRDLGVLGIDLSGNPVVGEWMTYLPALEFAREHGLYITLHCGEVPNPKEIQAMLDFIPQRVGHACYFEEDDWKKLKHYNIPVEICLTSNVVTASVSSLDVHHFADLYNAKHPIVLCTDDAGVFSTSLSNEYKVAASAFGLGKREMFQLAKNAIEFIFADDGVKQDLRKIFDLATKKQDL